Within Methyloversatilis discipulorum, the genomic segment ACCATCGGCGCCTACACCATCTTCATGTTCTCCAGCCTGACCGAAACCTATGCACCCGGGCTGGTGCAAGCCTATTTCCCGATCGCCATCGTTGCCGCCTTCTTCATCGCCTTCGCCTTCGGCTGGCTGACAGAGTGGGCGCTTATACGGCATCTGTACAAACGTCCGCTGGATACGCTGCTCGCCACCTGGGGTCTGTCGCTCGGCATGCAGCAGGTGTTCCGCTCCACCTTCGGTCCGAAGGAAGTGAGCCCCACCCTGCCCGAGTGGCTGATGGGTTCGTGGGCGCCGTCCGAAGGGCTGGACATCCCGATCAATGGCCTGTTCGTGCTCGGCCTCACCGCCGTGGTGACCGGCGGCGTGCTGCTCGCGCTGTACAAGTCGCGCTGGGGTCTGCGTGTGCGCGCCACCGTCGCCAACCGCGCGATGGCCAACGCCACCGGCATCAACACCAAGCGCACCGACCGCCTCACCTTCGCCATCGGCTGCGGCATCGCCGGCGTGGCCGGCGCAGCCTTCACCACCATCGGCTCCACCGGTCCGACCTCCGGTTCGCTCTACATCGTCGATGCCTTCCTGGTGGTGACCTTCGGCGGCGCGGCTTCGCTGCTCGGCACCGTGGCCTCGGCCTTCGGCATCGCCCAGACGCAGTCCATCGCCGAGTTCTTCCTGACCGGCTCGATGGCCAAGGTGCTCACGCTGCTGCTCATCGTGACCATCCTGATGATCCGTCCGCAGGGCCTCTTCGCTTCGAAGATCCGCCGCTGAACGCGATCCGCACCGACTTCGCACCTTCCAGGAGATTCACATGGACGCATTCAAGAACTGGGTTGCACGAACCGGAATGGGGAGCGTGCTCATCCTCGCGCTCGTCATCATGGTCGTGTTCCCGCTGACGATGGACATCTTCCGTCTGAACCTCGTCGGCAAATACCTCACCTACGCCTTCGTCGCCGTCGGCCTGGTCATGCTGTGGGGCTACGGCGGCATCCTGAGCCTGGGCCAGGGCTGCTTCTTCGGCCTCGGCGGCTACATGATGGCGATGTTCCTGAAGCTCGAGGCATCCGATCCGGAATCGACCAAGATCCAGAGCACGCCGGGCATTCCGGACTTCATGGACTGGAACCAGATCACCGAGCTGCCGTTCTGGTGGGAGCCGTTCCACCACCTGCCGCTGGCGCTGATCGCGGTGGTCGTGGTGCCGATGCTGTTGGCGTTCATCATCAGCTT encodes:
- the urtB gene encoding urea ABC transporter permease subunit UrtB; amino-acid sequence: MSFDEIYNIALMQGFAGLSLFSVLLLMGLGLAIIFGQMGVINMAHGEFMTIGAYTIFMFSSLTETYAPGLVQAYFPIAIVAAFFIAFAFGWLTEWALIRHLYKRPLDTLLATWGLSLGMQQVFRSTFGPKEVSPTLPEWLMGSWAPSEGLDIPINGLFVLGLTAVVTGGVLLALYKSRWGLRVRATVANRAMANATGINTKRTDRLTFAIGCGIAGVAGAAFTTIGSTGPTSGSLYIVDAFLVVTFGGAASLLGTVASAFGIAQTQSIAEFFLTGSMAKVLTLLLIVTILMIRPQGLFASKIRR